Proteins co-encoded in one Trichoplusia ni isolate ovarian cell line Hi5 chromosome 19, tn1, whole genome shotgun sequence genomic window:
- the LOC113503529 gene encoding secretory carrier-associated membrane protein 1 isoform X1, which yields MSKFEDNPFSDPTIDNPFADPAVQQVARSTNNATRGLDDYNPFDGQQNANQATVQQPPQQPTQPAIMQAVSPPASGQYVRPAQPQPQAQPPQNFTTADFQELKRRQEELERKAEELARREAELRAGSAGRRNNWPPLPAFCPIQPCFYQDINVDIPLEFQRIVRHLYHLWMFHALVLSLNIIGAMSLMFAGNGFTTFGLSILYFILLTPFSFVCWYRPIYKAFRSDSSFNFMVFFFIFLFQIIITVVQSVGFSGGGSCGLITSIGAFKTNVAVGIITLLVTIGFITCVVADVMLIAKVHRIYRSTGASLAKAQAEFTTEILRNQHVQTAASSAAAAAVNAQIANANRRD from the exons ATGTCGAAATTTGAGGATAATCCGTTTAGTGACCCAACCATAGACAACCCATTTGCA GATCCAGCGGTGCAGCAAGTTGCAAGGAGTACAAATAACGCAACACGCGGTCTCGACGATTATAATCCCTTTGACGGGCAACAAAATGCAAATCAAGCTACG GTCCAGCAGCCACCCCAACAGCCGACACAGCCTGCTATCATGCAGGCTGTGTCACCTCCAGCCAGTGGGCAGTATGTGCGGCCTGCCCAACCACAGCCGCAGGCTCAACCACCTCAAAACTTTACCACTGCTGACTTTCAG GAGCTAAAG AGAAGACAGGAGGAGTTAGAAAGGAAAGCTGAGGAGTTAGCTCGGAGAGAAGCGGAGCTGCGGGCTGGCTCGGCCGGCAGGCGGAATAACTGGCCGCCTTTGCCTGCATTCTGTCCCATACAGCCGTGCTTCTACCAAGACATCAATGTTGACATACCGCTAGAGTTCCAGAGGATCGTGCGACACCTGTACCATTTATGGATGT TCCACGCTCTCGTTCTTTCGCTGAACATAATCGGCGCGATGTCTCTGATGTTCGCCGGCAACGGCTTCACGACGTTCGGCCTCTCGATCCTGTACTTCATACTGCTGACGCCCTTCAGCTTCGTCTGCTGGTACCGACCGATATATAAGGCGTTCAGGAGCGACTCCTCATTCAACTTCATGGTCTTCTTCTTTATATTCCTGTTCCAAATTATCATAACCGTAGTCCAGTCGGTTGGATTCAGCGGTGGAGGTTCTTG CGGCCTTATCACCAGCATCGGTGCTTTCAAGACGAACGTCGCAGTTGGCATCATCACATTGCTGGTCACCATAGGATTCATCACATGTGTTGTAGCTGATGTTATGTTAATTGCCAAG GTGCACCGTATCTACCGGTCGACGGGCGCGTCGCTGGCCAAGGCGCAGGCGGAGTTCACGACGGAGATCCTGCGCAACCAGCACGTGCAGACCGCCGCctccagcgccgccgccgccgccgtcaACGCGCAGATCGCCAACGCTAACCG ACGCGACTAG
- the LOC113503529 gene encoding secretory carrier-associated membrane protein 1 isoform X4, which yields MSKFEDNPFSDPTIDNPFADPAVQQVARSTNNATRGLDDYNPFDGQQNANQATVQQPPQQPTQPAIMQAVSPPASGQYVRPAQPQPQAQPPQNFTTADFQRRQEELERKAEELARREAELRAGSAGRRNNWPPLPAFCPIQPCFYQDINVDIPLEFQRIVRHLYHLWMFHALVLSLNIIGAMSLMFAGNGFTTFGLSILYFILLTPFSFVCWYRPIYKAFRSDSSFNFMVFFFIFLFQIIITVVQSVGFSGGGSCGLITSIGAFKTNVAVGIITLLVTIGFITCVVADVMLIAKVHRIYRSTGASLAKAQAEFTTEILRNQHVQTAASSAAAAAVNAQIANANRY from the exons ATGTCGAAATTTGAGGATAATCCGTTTAGTGACCCAACCATAGACAACCCATTTGCA GATCCAGCGGTGCAGCAAGTTGCAAGGAGTACAAATAACGCAACACGCGGTCTCGACGATTATAATCCCTTTGACGGGCAACAAAATGCAAATCAAGCTACG GTCCAGCAGCCACCCCAACAGCCGACACAGCCTGCTATCATGCAGGCTGTGTCACCTCCAGCCAGTGGGCAGTATGTGCGGCCTGCCCAACCACAGCCGCAGGCTCAACCACCTCAAAACTTTACCACTGCTGACTTTCAG AGAAGACAGGAGGAGTTAGAAAGGAAAGCTGAGGAGTTAGCTCGGAGAGAAGCGGAGCTGCGGGCTGGCTCGGCCGGCAGGCGGAATAACTGGCCGCCTTTGCCTGCATTCTGTCCCATACAGCCGTGCTTCTACCAAGACATCAATGTTGACATACCGCTAGAGTTCCAGAGGATCGTGCGACACCTGTACCATTTATGGATGT TCCACGCTCTCGTTCTTTCGCTGAACATAATCGGCGCGATGTCTCTGATGTTCGCCGGCAACGGCTTCACGACGTTCGGCCTCTCGATCCTGTACTTCATACTGCTGACGCCCTTCAGCTTCGTCTGCTGGTACCGACCGATATATAAGGCGTTCAGGAGCGACTCCTCATTCAACTTCATGGTCTTCTTCTTTATATTCCTGTTCCAAATTATCATAACCGTAGTCCAGTCGGTTGGATTCAGCGGTGGAGGTTCTTG CGGCCTTATCACCAGCATCGGTGCTTTCAAGACGAACGTCGCAGTTGGCATCATCACATTGCTGGTCACCATAGGATTCATCACATGTGTTGTAGCTGATGTTATGTTAATTGCCAAG GTGCACCGTATCTACCGGTCGACGGGCGCGTCGCTGGCCAAGGCGCAGGCGGAGTTCACGACGGAGATCCTGCGCAACCAGCACGTGCAGACCGCCGCctccagcgccgccgccgccgccgtcaACGCGCAGATCGCCAACGCTAACCGGTATTAA
- the LOC113503529 gene encoding secretory carrier-associated membrane protein 1 isoform X2 produces the protein MSKFEDNPFSDPTIDNPFADPAVQQVARSTNNATRGLDDYNPFDGQQNANQATVQQPPQQPTQPAIMQAVSPPASGQYVRPAQPQPQAQPPQNFTTADFQELKRRQEELERKAEELARREAELRAGSAGRRNNWPPLPAFCPIQPCFYQDINVDIPLEFQRIVRHLYHLWMFHALVLSLNIIGAMSLMFAGNGFTTFGLSILYFILLTPFSFVCWYRPIYKAFRSDSSFNFMVFFFIFLFQIIITVVQSVGFSGGGSCGLITSIGAFKTNVAVGIITLLVTIGFITCVVADVMLIAKVHRIYRSTGASLAKAQAEFTTEILRNQHVQTAASSAAAAAVNAQIANANRY, from the exons ATGTCGAAATTTGAGGATAATCCGTTTAGTGACCCAACCATAGACAACCCATTTGCA GATCCAGCGGTGCAGCAAGTTGCAAGGAGTACAAATAACGCAACACGCGGTCTCGACGATTATAATCCCTTTGACGGGCAACAAAATGCAAATCAAGCTACG GTCCAGCAGCCACCCCAACAGCCGACACAGCCTGCTATCATGCAGGCTGTGTCACCTCCAGCCAGTGGGCAGTATGTGCGGCCTGCCCAACCACAGCCGCAGGCTCAACCACCTCAAAACTTTACCACTGCTGACTTTCAG GAGCTAAAG AGAAGACAGGAGGAGTTAGAAAGGAAAGCTGAGGAGTTAGCTCGGAGAGAAGCGGAGCTGCGGGCTGGCTCGGCCGGCAGGCGGAATAACTGGCCGCCTTTGCCTGCATTCTGTCCCATACAGCCGTGCTTCTACCAAGACATCAATGTTGACATACCGCTAGAGTTCCAGAGGATCGTGCGACACCTGTACCATTTATGGATGT TCCACGCTCTCGTTCTTTCGCTGAACATAATCGGCGCGATGTCTCTGATGTTCGCCGGCAACGGCTTCACGACGTTCGGCCTCTCGATCCTGTACTTCATACTGCTGACGCCCTTCAGCTTCGTCTGCTGGTACCGACCGATATATAAGGCGTTCAGGAGCGACTCCTCATTCAACTTCATGGTCTTCTTCTTTATATTCCTGTTCCAAATTATCATAACCGTAGTCCAGTCGGTTGGATTCAGCGGTGGAGGTTCTTG CGGCCTTATCACCAGCATCGGTGCTTTCAAGACGAACGTCGCAGTTGGCATCATCACATTGCTGGTCACCATAGGATTCATCACATGTGTTGTAGCTGATGTTATGTTAATTGCCAAG GTGCACCGTATCTACCGGTCGACGGGCGCGTCGCTGGCCAAGGCGCAGGCGGAGTTCACGACGGAGATCCTGCGCAACCAGCACGTGCAGACCGCCGCctccagcgccgccgccgccgccgtcaACGCGCAGATCGCCAACGCTAACCGGTATTAA
- the LOC113503529 gene encoding secretory carrier-associated membrane protein 1 isoform X3, which translates to MSKFEDNPFSDPTIDNPFADPAVQQVARSTNNATRGLDDYNPFDGQQNANQATVQQPPQQPTQPAIMQAVSPPASGQYVRPAQPQPQAQPPQNFTTADFQRRQEELERKAEELARREAELRAGSAGRRNNWPPLPAFCPIQPCFYQDINVDIPLEFQRIVRHLYHLWMFHALVLSLNIIGAMSLMFAGNGFTTFGLSILYFILLTPFSFVCWYRPIYKAFRSDSSFNFMVFFFIFLFQIIITVVQSVGFSGGGSCGLITSIGAFKTNVAVGIITLLVTIGFITCVVADVMLIAKVHRIYRSTGASLAKAQAEFTTEILRNQHVQTAASSAAAAAVNAQIANANRRD; encoded by the exons ATGTCGAAATTTGAGGATAATCCGTTTAGTGACCCAACCATAGACAACCCATTTGCA GATCCAGCGGTGCAGCAAGTTGCAAGGAGTACAAATAACGCAACACGCGGTCTCGACGATTATAATCCCTTTGACGGGCAACAAAATGCAAATCAAGCTACG GTCCAGCAGCCACCCCAACAGCCGACACAGCCTGCTATCATGCAGGCTGTGTCACCTCCAGCCAGTGGGCAGTATGTGCGGCCTGCCCAACCACAGCCGCAGGCTCAACCACCTCAAAACTTTACCACTGCTGACTTTCAG AGAAGACAGGAGGAGTTAGAAAGGAAAGCTGAGGAGTTAGCTCGGAGAGAAGCGGAGCTGCGGGCTGGCTCGGCCGGCAGGCGGAATAACTGGCCGCCTTTGCCTGCATTCTGTCCCATACAGCCGTGCTTCTACCAAGACATCAATGTTGACATACCGCTAGAGTTCCAGAGGATCGTGCGACACCTGTACCATTTATGGATGT TCCACGCTCTCGTTCTTTCGCTGAACATAATCGGCGCGATGTCTCTGATGTTCGCCGGCAACGGCTTCACGACGTTCGGCCTCTCGATCCTGTACTTCATACTGCTGACGCCCTTCAGCTTCGTCTGCTGGTACCGACCGATATATAAGGCGTTCAGGAGCGACTCCTCATTCAACTTCATGGTCTTCTTCTTTATATTCCTGTTCCAAATTATCATAACCGTAGTCCAGTCGGTTGGATTCAGCGGTGGAGGTTCTTG CGGCCTTATCACCAGCATCGGTGCTTTCAAGACGAACGTCGCAGTTGGCATCATCACATTGCTGGTCACCATAGGATTCATCACATGTGTTGTAGCTGATGTTATGTTAATTGCCAAG GTGCACCGTATCTACCGGTCGACGGGCGCGTCGCTGGCCAAGGCGCAGGCGGAGTTCACGACGGAGATCCTGCGCAACCAGCACGTGCAGACCGCCGCctccagcgccgccgccgccgccgtcaACGCGCAGATCGCCAACGCTAACCG ACGCGACTAG
- the LOC113503528 gene encoding pre-mRNA-splicing factor RBM22, giving the protein MAVSKSTNTYNRQNWEDSDFPILCQTCLGDNPYIRMTKEKYGKECKICARPFTVFRWCPGARMRFKKTEICQTCSKLKNVCQTCLLDLEYGLPIQVRDAALKIQDDLPRNEVNKEYYIQNLDSQMSKFDATQPSNSALKSKGASDLLLRLARSAPYYKRNRPHVCSFWVKGECRRGEECPYRHEKPTDPDDPLADQNIKDRYYGVNDPVAEKLMRRAAAMPALPPPEDKTVTTLYIGNLPDNISEDELRGHFYQYGEIRSLTLVPRAQCAFVQYTTRSAAEHAADKTFNRLVISGKRLTIKWGKSQGRQGANEKNEMAPALEPVPGLPGTLPPPPAYLHPFPPQMPPPPNRPNDFFNLHHYGGGGWPAWGGGVAGLPGVPGVAGVAAAPGVPPPPAPLTLHYPSQDPARLGAHAHANQPQT; this is encoded by the exons ATGGCTGTTTCAAAATCAACAAACACGTACAATCGTCAAAATTGGGAAGATTCG gATTTCCCTATTTTATGTCAGACATGTCTTGGAGATAACCCCTATATTCGTATG accAAGGAAAAATATGGTAAAGAGTGCAAAATATGTGCCAGACCCTTCACCGTATTTCGATGGTGTCCTGGAGCAAGAATGCGTTTCAAGAAGACGGAAATATGTCAGACTTGTTCTAAACTTAAGAACGTATGTCAAACGTGCCTTTTGGATCTCGAATACGGGTTACCAATTCAAGTTAGAGATGCTGCACTTAAAATACAAGATGACCTACCTCGTAATGAAgtgaataaagaatattatattcagAATTTGGATAGCCAAATGTCTAAGTTTGATGCTACCCAACCTAGTAATTCTGCATTAAAATCTAAAGGTGCTTCTGACTTGCTGTTACGTTTAGCTAGATCAGCTCCTTACTATAAAAGAAACAGACCACATGTGTGCTCCTTCTGGGTGAAAGGTGAATGTAGACGCGGTGAAGAGTGTCCATATCGGCATGAGAAACCAACTGACCCTGATGATCCTCTGGCGGACCAAAACATCAAGGACCG TTACTATGGTGTGAATGACCCTGTGGCGGAGAAGTTGATGCGCCGTGCAGCCGCCATGCCTGCACTGCCTCCCCCTGAAGATAAGACTGTCACAACATTGTACATCGGCAACCTGCCCGATAATATAAGTGAAGATGAACTCAGAGGTCATTTCTACCAGTATGGTGAAAtaag ATCTTTGACCCTAGTGCCTAGAGCACAATGTGCCTTTGTACAATATACAACTAGGAGTGCTGCAGAACATGCTGCTGACAAGACTTTCAACAGACTAGTTATATCAGGAAAGAGGCTTACTATCAAATGGGGCAAATCACAAG GTCGCCAAGGTGCCAACGAGAAGAACGAAATGGCGCCTGCACTGGAGCCTGTCCCTGGACTGCCAGGCACACTCCCACCGCCACCTGCGTATCTGCATCCATTCCCACCACAG ATGCCTCCACCTCCAAACCGTCCGAACGACTTCTTCAACCTGCACCActacggcggcggcggctggcCGGCGTGGGGCGGCGGCGTGGCCGGCCTGCCCGGGGTGCCGGGCGTGGCGGGCGTGGCGGCCGCGCCCGGcgtgccgccgccgcccgcgccgctgaCGCTGCACTACCCCAGCCAGGACCCGGCCCGCCTCGGCGCGCACGCACACGCCAACCAGCCGCAGACATAG